From a region of the Cucumis sativus cultivar 9930 chromosome 6, Cucumber_9930_V3, whole genome shotgun sequence genome:
- the LOC101204224 gene encoding ATP-dependent zinc metalloprotease FTSH 10, mitochondrial — protein sequence MIFSRLTRSLPRSSRTQNLFYGGGRSAIKTINEPIFAAPRVDSCVGERDGMLGFLRGYFAFSGSRTKLIPKEILSDFNFLIANPKLRRFFSSEAPKKKNYQNFYPKEKKEIPKGNEQKSESKGDSNTEDQGSFQEAFIKQFQNIVTPLIVIGLLFSSFSFGPREQQQISFQEFKNKYLEPGLVDHIVVSNKSVAKVFVRSSPNNRTSEVVQGSSSGTATKGHEAQYKCFFNIGSIDLFEEKLEEAQEALNIDPRDFVPVTYVSETVWYQEFLRFVPTLLILGTIFYMGRQMRRELGVGGGGGGRGGRGIFNIGKPHITKVDKNTKNKIYFKDVAGCDEAKQEIMEFVHFLKNPRKYEELGAKIPKGALLVGPPGTGKTLLAKATAGESGVPFMSISGSDFMEMFVGVGPSRVRNLFQEARQCAPSIIFIDEIDAIGRARGRGGFSGSNDERESTLNQLLVEMDGFGTTSGVVVLAGTNRPDILDKALLRPGRFDRQISIDKPDINGREQIFQIYLKKIKLDHEPSYYSQRLAALTPGFAGADIANVCNEAALIAARSEGTQVKMEDFEAAIDRVIGGLEKKNKVISKLERRTVAYHESGHAVSGWFLEHAEPLLKVTIVPRGTAALGFAQYVPNENLLMTKEQLFDMTCMTLGGRAAEQVLIGKISTGAQNDLEKVTKMTYAQVAVYGFSDKVGLLSFPPREDSFEMSKPYSSKTAAIIDSEVREWVGKAYKRTVELIEEHKEQVAQIAELLLEKEVLHQEDLLRILGERPFKPSEVTNYDRFKQGFVEADEKSVENPPVEAAEDNGSSPLEPQVVPT from the exons ATGATCTTTTCCAGGCTCACCCGCTCTCTCCCGCGTTCTTCTCGCACCCAA aATTTGTTCTATGGTGGAGGGCGGTCCGCGATTAAGACCATCAATGAACCCATTTTCGCTGCCCCACGAGTTGATTCTTGTGTGGGAGAGAGAGATGGGATGTTAGGGTTTTTGAGAGGCTATTTTGCGTTTTCTGGGTCTCGTACCAAATTGATTCCTAAAGAAATTTTGTCCGACTTTAATTTCCTCATCGCGAATCCTAAACTCCGGCGTTTCTTCTCCAGCGAAGCCCCCAAGAAGAAAA ATTACCAGAACTTTTatcccaaagaaaagaaagaaattcctAAAGGGAATGAGCAAAAATCCGAATCTAAAG GTGACTCAAATACAGAAGATCAAGGGAGTTTTCAGGAAGCATTCATAAAGCAGTTTCAGAACATAGTCACCCCGCTAATAGTTATTGGTCTTCTGTtttcctccttttcttttggcCCTCGTGAACAACAACAG ATAAGTTTCCAAGAGTTTAAAAACAAGTATTTGGAACCTGGTCTTGTAGACCATATTGTTGTTTCTAATAAATCAGTTGCAAAAGTATTTGTGAGAAGTTCTCCTAACAATCGAACAAGTGAGGTTGTCCAAGGTTCTTCAAGTGGAACTGCCACTAAGGGACATGAGGCCCAATACAAATGCTTCTTCAACATTGGAAGTATTGATTTATTTGAGGAGAAGTTGGAGGAAGCTCAAGAGGCATTGAATATTGACCCTCGTGATTTTGTTCCTGTAACATATGTCTCTGAAACAGTCTGGTATCAAGAATTCCTCAGATTTGTCCCAACACTGTTGATTTTGGGGACCATCTTTTATATGGGCCGCCAAATGCGAAGAGAACTAGGCGTTGGGGGTGGAGGTGGTGGGAGGGGTGGTCGAGGAATATTCAATATAGGAAAACCTCATATCACAAAAGTGGATAAGAACACTAAGAATAAG ATTTACTTCAAAGATGTTGCTGGTTGTGATGAGGCAAAACAGGAAATCATGGAGTTTGTACACTTCCTGAAGAATCCTAGAAAATACGAGGAATTGGGAGCTAAAATTCCAAAGGGCGCACTTTTGGTTGGACCTCCTGGCACTGGAAAGACCTTACTGGCAAAAGCAACTGCTGGTGAATCAGGCGTGCCTTTTATGTCTATATCTGGTTCAGATTTCATGGAGATGTTTGTTGGCGTTGGACCATCAAGGGTTAGAAACTTATTTCAAGAAGCTAGGCAGTGTGCTCCTagtataatttttattgatgagATTGATGCGATTGGTCGAGCAAGAGGACGCGGAGGTTTCTCAGGTTCTAATGATGAGCGTGAAAGTACTCTAAATCAATTGTTGGTTGAGATGGATGGCTTTGGGACTACTTCTGGTGTCGTTGTACTTGCTGGAACTAACAGACCTGATATTTTAGACAAAGCTTTATTGAGACCTGGTCGATTTGATCGTCAAATTTCAATTGACAAGCCTGATATTAATGGCAGAGAGCAAATCTTTCAAATCTACTTAAAAAAGATCAAACTCGACCACGAGCCATCATATTATTCTCAAAGATTGGCAGCATTAACTCCTGGATTTGCTGGAGCTGACATTGCAAATGTCTGTAATGAAGCTGCTTTGATTGCTGCAAGGAGTGAAGGCACGCAGGTCAAGATGGAAGATTTTGAAGCAGCTATTGATAGAGTAATTGGTggtttggagaagaagaacaag GTTATAAGCAAGTTGGAGCGCAGAACTGTTGCATATCATGAATCAGGTCATGCTGTTTCTGGCTGGTTCTTGGAGCATGCTGAACCTTTGTTGAAAGTAACAATTGTTCCTCGTGGTACAGCAGCTTTAGGGTTTGCACAGTATGTTCCCAATGAAAATCTTCTCATGACCAAGGAACAACTATTTGATATGACATGCATGACCCTTGGTGGCCGTGCTGCTGAACAG GTTTTAATAGGTAAAATATCAACTGGAGCTCAAAATGACTTGGAGAAAGTCACAAAAATGACCTATGCTCAAGTAGCGGTCTACGGCTTTAGCGATAAAGTGGGGCTACTTTCTTTTCCTCCAAGAGAGGACTCTTTTGAAATGTCGAAACCCTACAGTAGCAAGACTGCTGCAATAATCGACAGCGAAGTGCGAGAATGGGTCGGGAAAGCATATAAGCGAACAGTCGAGCTGATAGAGGAACACAAAGAACAAGTGGCTCAAATTGCAGAATTGTTGCTTGAAAAGGAAGTCCTTCACCAAGAGGACTTGCTCCGGATCTTGGGTGAGCGACCATTTAAACCGAGCGAAGTTACAAACTACGACAGATTCAAGCAAGGTTTTGTAGAAGCAGATGAAAAAAGTGTGGAAAACCCCCCAGTTGAAGCAGCTGAGGATAATGGTTCTTCACCTTTAGAACCACAAGTTGTACCTACATAA